In Mastomys coucha isolate ucsf_1 unplaced genomic scaffold, UCSF_Mcou_1 pScaffold20, whole genome shotgun sequence, one DNA window encodes the following:
- the Mbd4 gene encoding methyl-CpG-binding domain protein 4 isoform X1 has protein sequence MESPNLGDNKVPSVTAGESLVPDPPWDRWQVFKPPSGLSGVALVWVFLTFNTSKEDVAVGLGGVGEDGMDLVISSECSSPLQDPTASTPSSCTAATECHRPVPCGWQRVVKQRLHGKTAGKFDVYFISPQGLKFRSKRSLAKYLLENGETFLKPEDFDFTVLSKAGISPGYKHQSLAALTSQQPNETDISKQTLRTRSKWKTDVLSLPSGNSESPDSSRPSNSSSAHLPLEEQKGIQDADSGKRRQPKRKVTVLKGIASQKTKQRKRLSDSTQRNRKRGSVVQRTGPESEPTPLESHFNRAACPADTCAGETVSLAGEESGLGPEKSPSPGSDLGFIQVTSGTTNKLYSTETASDAKREQTFLESEEIRSKGDKEGEAHLHLDVLQDGSEMSSCSQAKKDFTSETFREDSIPRTQVEKRKTSLYFSSKYNKEALSPPRRKAFKKWTPPRSPFNLVQEILFHDPWKLLIATIFLNRTSGKMAIPVLWEFLEKYPSAEVARTADWRDVSELLKPLGLYDLRAKTIIKFSDEYLTKQWRYPIELHGIGKYGNDSYRIFCVNEWKQVSPPLAISNISQHIQRICFWGKISPLVCLDL, from the exons ATGGAGAGCCCAAACCTTGGGGACAACAAAGTCCCCTCCGTCACCGCTGGAGAGAGCCTAGTACCAGACCCGCCTTGGGATCGCTGGCAAGTTTTTAAACCTCCCTCGGGCCTCAGCGGAGTCGCTCTTGTGTGGGTCTTCCTAACCTTCAACACAAG caaGGAAGATGTTGCTGTtggactgggaggagtgggagaagaTGGAATGGACCTGGTGATAAGCAGTGAGTGCAGCTCCCCTCTCCAGGATCCCACTGCTTCTACTCCGTCTAGCTGTACTGCAGCAACAGAATGCCACAGGCCTGTCCCCTGTGGATGGCAAAGAGTTGTGAAGCAAAGGTTACATGGGAAAACTGCAGGAAAATTTGATGTATACTTTATCAG cccaCAAGGATTGAAGTTCAGATCAAAACGTTCACTTGCTAAGTATCTTCTCGAAAATGGAGAGACTTTTCTTAAGCCTGAAGATTTTGATTTTACTGTACTGTCTAAAGCGGGCATCAGTCCAGGTTATAAACACCAGAGTTTGGCGGCTCTGACTTCCCAGCAGCCAAATGAAACTGACATTTCAAAGCAGACCCTCAGGACACGAAGCAAGTGGAAAACAGATGTGTTGTCTCTGCCCAGCGGTAACTCAGAGTCGCCAGATAGCAGCAGACCGTCTAACTCTAGCTCTGCTCACTTGCCACTGGAAGAACAGAAGGGCATCCAGGATGCTGACTCTGGGAAGAGGAGACAGCCCAAAAGAAAGGTGACTGTTTTAAAAGGAATTGCAagtcagaaaaccaaacaaaggaaGAGGCTCTCAGATTCtactcaaagaaacagaaaaagaggatCTGTGGTCCAGAGAACGGGGCCTGAGAGCGAGCCAACTCCGCTGGAAAGTCATTTCAACAGAGCCGCCTGCCCCGCGGATACCTGTGCAGGGGAGACTGTCAGCCTGGCCGGCGAAGAAAGCGGCCTGGGACCAGAAAAATCACCGAGCCCAGGGTCAGATCTTGGTTTCATACAAGTAACTTCTGGTACCACAAACAAGTTATATTCAACTGAAACAGCCAGTGATGCAAAACGTGAGCAGACTTTTTTAGAATCAGAGGAAATCAGATCGAAGGGAGACAAAGAGGGGGAGGCACATTTGCATCTCGACGTTTTACAAGATGGCTCTGAAATGTCCAGCTGCTCACAAGCCAAGAAAGACTTTACTTCTGAGACATTTCGAG AAGACAGCATCCCACGAACACaagtagaaaaaaggaaaacaagcctGTATTTTTCCAGCAAGTACAACAAAGAAG CCCTTAGCCCCCCAAGACGCAAAGCCTTCAAGAAATGGACCCCTCCTCGATCACCTTTTAATCTTGTTCAAGAAATACTTTTCCACGATCCATGGAAACTCCTCATCGCAACTATATTTCTTAATCGGACCTCAG GCAAGATGGCCATCCCTGTGCTGTGGGAGTTTCTAGAGAAATACCCTTCAGCTGAAGTGGCCCGCACTGCTGACTGGAGGGACGTATCAGAGCTCCTTAAGCCTCTTGGTCTCTATGATCTCCGCGCAAAAACCATTATCAAGTTCTCAG ATGAATATCTGACAAAGCAGTGGAGGTATCCGATTGAGCTTCATGGGATTGGTAAATATGGCAACGACTCCTACCGGATCTTTTGTGTCAATGAATGGAAGCAGGTAAGCCCACCACTGGCCATTTCCAACATAAGCCAACATATCCAGCGTATTTGCTTCTGGGGCAAAATAAGCCCACTAGTATGCCTGGATCTATGA
- the Mbd4 gene encoding methyl-CpG-binding domain protein 4 isoform X2, with translation MESPNLGDNKVPSVTAGESLVPDPPWDRWQVFKPPSGLSGVALVWVFLTFNTSKEDVAVGLGGVGEDGMDLVISSECSSPLQDPTASTPSSCTAATECHRPVPCGWQRVVKQRLHGKTAGKFDVYFISPQGLKFRSKRSLAKYLLENGETFLKPEDFDFTVLSKAGISPGYKHQSLAALTSQQPNETDISKQTLRTRSKWKTDVLSLPSGNSESPDSSRPSNSSSAHLPLEEQKGIQDADSGKRRQPKRKVTVLKGIASQKTKQRKRLSDSTQRNRKRGSVVQRTGPESEPTPLESHFNRAACPADTCAGETVSLAGEESGLGPEKSPSPGSDLGFIQVTSGTTNKLYSTETASDAKREQTFLESEEIRSKGDKEGEAHLHLDVLQDGSEMSSCSQAKKDFTSETFRDSIPRTQVEKRKTSLYFSSKYNKEALSPPRRKAFKKWTPPRSPFNLVQEILFHDPWKLLIATIFLNRTSGKMAIPVLWEFLEKYPSAEVARTADWRDVSELLKPLGLYDLRAKTIIKFSDEYLTKQWRYPIELHGIGKYGNDSYRIFCVNEWKQVSPPLAISNISQHIQRICFWGKISPLVCLDL, from the exons ATGGAGAGCCCAAACCTTGGGGACAACAAAGTCCCCTCCGTCACCGCTGGAGAGAGCCTAGTACCAGACCCGCCTTGGGATCGCTGGCAAGTTTTTAAACCTCCCTCGGGCCTCAGCGGAGTCGCTCTTGTGTGGGTCTTCCTAACCTTCAACACAAG caaGGAAGATGTTGCTGTtggactgggaggagtgggagaagaTGGAATGGACCTGGTGATAAGCAGTGAGTGCAGCTCCCCTCTCCAGGATCCCACTGCTTCTACTCCGTCTAGCTGTACTGCAGCAACAGAATGCCACAGGCCTGTCCCCTGTGGATGGCAAAGAGTTGTGAAGCAAAGGTTACATGGGAAAACTGCAGGAAAATTTGATGTATACTTTATCAG cccaCAAGGATTGAAGTTCAGATCAAAACGTTCACTTGCTAAGTATCTTCTCGAAAATGGAGAGACTTTTCTTAAGCCTGAAGATTTTGATTTTACTGTACTGTCTAAAGCGGGCATCAGTCCAGGTTATAAACACCAGAGTTTGGCGGCTCTGACTTCCCAGCAGCCAAATGAAACTGACATTTCAAAGCAGACCCTCAGGACACGAAGCAAGTGGAAAACAGATGTGTTGTCTCTGCCCAGCGGTAACTCAGAGTCGCCAGATAGCAGCAGACCGTCTAACTCTAGCTCTGCTCACTTGCCACTGGAAGAACAGAAGGGCATCCAGGATGCTGACTCTGGGAAGAGGAGACAGCCCAAAAGAAAGGTGACTGTTTTAAAAGGAATTGCAagtcagaaaaccaaacaaaggaaGAGGCTCTCAGATTCtactcaaagaaacagaaaaagaggatCTGTGGTCCAGAGAACGGGGCCTGAGAGCGAGCCAACTCCGCTGGAAAGTCATTTCAACAGAGCCGCCTGCCCCGCGGATACCTGTGCAGGGGAGACTGTCAGCCTGGCCGGCGAAGAAAGCGGCCTGGGACCAGAAAAATCACCGAGCCCAGGGTCAGATCTTGGTTTCATACAAGTAACTTCTGGTACCACAAACAAGTTATATTCAACTGAAACAGCCAGTGATGCAAAACGTGAGCAGACTTTTTTAGAATCAGAGGAAATCAGATCGAAGGGAGACAAAGAGGGGGAGGCACATTTGCATCTCGACGTTTTACAAGATGGCTCTGAAATGTCCAGCTGCTCACAAGCCAAGAAAGACTTTACTTCTGAGACATTTCGAG ACAGCATCCCACGAACACaagtagaaaaaaggaaaacaagcctGTATTTTTCCAGCAAGTACAACAAAGAAG CCCTTAGCCCCCCAAGACGCAAAGCCTTCAAGAAATGGACCCCTCCTCGATCACCTTTTAATCTTGTTCAAGAAATACTTTTCCACGATCCATGGAAACTCCTCATCGCAACTATATTTCTTAATCGGACCTCAG GCAAGATGGCCATCCCTGTGCTGTGGGAGTTTCTAGAGAAATACCCTTCAGCTGAAGTGGCCCGCACTGCTGACTGGAGGGACGTATCAGAGCTCCTTAAGCCTCTTGGTCTCTATGATCTCCGCGCAAAAACCATTATCAAGTTCTCAG ATGAATATCTGACAAAGCAGTGGAGGTATCCGATTGAGCTTCATGGGATTGGTAAATATGGCAACGACTCCTACCGGATCTTTTGTGTCAATGAATGGAAGCAGGTAAGCCCACCACTGGCCATTTCCAACATAAGCCAACATATCCAGCGTATTTGCTTCTGGGGCAAAATAAGCCCACTAGTATGCCTGGATCTATGA